In Nerophis ophidion isolate RoL-2023_Sa linkage group LG03, RoL_Noph_v1.0, whole genome shotgun sequence, the following are encoded in one genomic region:
- the zdhhc22 gene encoding palmitoyltransferase ZDHHC22 — MLTRMLKLRLLNAVAPAYFFTATVVTFILHFGFFVPTIFPDTSHAWGSTAVHSVVFLFLMFNALGNYMMTILYTAASGNETAVPVCSPHCSDKVDAHYLLNGRHFCKLCKKVIFKRDHHCFFTGNCIGNKNMRYFIMFCIYTSCTCLYSLVLGVAFLTVEYSISFDNPLTFLSLLPLSTGYFFMGTISGLQFFLVLMLYVWLGIGLVCAGFCCQQVLLVARGQTWCQMQRGQLVENRNPWRSNLKDVFGTNWALGLILPVHTVEMCSGEALKED; from the exons ATGCTCACCCGGATGCTGAAACTCAGGCTTCTCAACGCCGTGGCCCCCGCGTACTTCTTCACGGCAACGGTGGTCACCTTCATCCTGCACTTTGGCTTCTTTGTCCCAACAATCTTCCCCGACACGTCACATGCATGGGGGTCCACAGCTGTTCACTCCGTGGTCTTCCTTTTCCTCATGTTTAACGCCCTGGGGAATTACATGATGACCATCTTATACACGGCGGCGAGCGGCAACGAGACGGCGGTCCCGGTGTGTTCGCCGCACTGCTCAGACAAAGTGGACGCTCACTATCTACTGAACGGTCGCCACTTCTGCAAACTGTGCAAGAAGGTGATATTCAAGCGGGACCACCACTGCTTTTTCACCGGGAATTGTATCGGCAACAAAAACATGCGCTACTTCATCATGTTTTGCATCTACACCTCCTGCACTTGTTTGTACTCGCTGGTTCTTGGCGTGGCCTTCCTCACAGTGGAGTACTCCATCTCTTTTGACAACCCGCTGACCTTCCTGAGCCTTCTCCCCCTCTCCACCGGCTACTTCTTCATGG GGACCATCTCCGGCCTTCAGTTCTTCCTGGTCCTGATGCTGTACGTGTGGCTTGGCATCGGGCTGGTCTGTGCAGGTTTCTGCTGCCAGCAGGTGCTGCTGGTGGCCCGGGGGCAGACCTGGTGTCAGATGCAGAGGGGGCAGCTGGTGGAAAACCGCAACCCCTGGAGGAGCAACCTCAAGGATGTTTTTGGCACCAACTGGGCGCTGGGCCTCATCCTGCCTGTGCACACGGTGGAGATGTGCTCTGGAGAGGCACTCAAAGAAGACTGA